Proteins co-encoded in one Plasmodium berghei ANKA genome assembly, chromosome: 11 genomic window:
- a CDS encoding phosphatidylinositol 4-kinase, putative, with the protein MMEQEKKPRREKEEPSISTNIFYGEKENKNEQLSQVENKCEALPEHNCNTHADKSDNICIQNPNVLKCEEIQNIDSKQGFSINLNKNNYEYNTNLYEQSVSNLNVQNMDDCNIVDIKSDLNDPVKKNVILINNIEKKKIVESNDEGNENIHNEGNNIKLISNQKDKNICDIISTNKIEVEKREDTNSIENIANINYTTIKEELKNEEKCLTNFNDKNESNVVEKYCENNKNIIDDATEKNRRIIEMYEKKLETEIDQKEKNKVDRLTELSDQIDGNASTISAKMRESISKIFRETPSSKPKIINEIKKNDNDENSEYNKSESISEKNENKFFFKDEGNLSNDNGSMGRDDRDNKPSFSRSTLKEGSLLRLFRCEYFDTHLHIRYLYDRKEVGVHEYLVNSLYTQRNPEDILFYLPQLCQISLVRYESSSLYRFLLDKASKSMHFALKLNWIYNSIVEDNISKYKEISQKMIQEIEMAVVNCKPLNSECKIFKENKQSDLLILAYPLLFKRKFIIKKIRANEKINQIKKFNKFLSNSYSLKGLIESNPIEKTNTLSSTNNSDNLLKEMCFCSNHIKSIDQKNTGVMNLEKMDPQCGDKINPQSIHPNSEHINEEAEKNNYLGGEQKYNSVCPKCAHIFEIKKEKKDKKKNIALSPQLPSCYIINSGALSVASAKIKLPSTYAKLGDPLSFSKFSLPDCNYSFDMIEELQQFFMKQRRCDYFSLLNNFIDILITTSNLLANEPDIDIRNTILNKFIYSLNTWMVMRRCIVASCENIFSMTGLCIPMESISSSKSDRCGSRRKQKKNSKHLQILHFNNDECKIFFSKKRAPYLLVFEVADLDEDISHISDNTFYVSNRLFNIENYKNNNLIKTTQTNEKESGVKNYFSDDEHSNNAKSDDELKHNNYILTKNYGGYNENSSSYECEMKTSYEEQNKKIIINNNNKNIGKTNGNRYYESNENSYQYYDDKNYQEFYNYKEEQITKLNRNTNSADDDPSEISSTNSSCNYFKDLNVIKMNDLYVYNAIVNDLRRENLISFTSEEEENIYLIKKCIGLAEEKSNDGYSDKEYDKNEMGRRRSRKHNNNDNKNEVNSESNESSSQGIKTNKFLNTRSASMPNYLNNSKPTDITSTKCTPVDNNDENGYINDIGEYNEGNGNSTDNQTTEQEENLKKTNKDKQIQGHKNEETYDKNNKKEMNSINKNLIKRVGNNINGKNGGKHASVLSSHSHNTRNCYYSIELPSILPDISEYFKVENYLNEEFKKKNCKIIKTLLWGELFEDKKKKIRKISPYGKLKSWDLKCVIVKGGDDLRQELLASQLIKQFKIIFDNAGLPLWLRPYEILVTGSNSGIIEYVHDTCSVDSLKRKFGTDSISTIFNIVFADYIFEAKKNFIESHAAYSLISYLLQVKDRHNGNMLLDSYGHLIHIDYGFMLTNSPGNVNFETSPFKLTQEYLDIMDGENSDNYEYFRRLIVSGFLEARKHSEEIILLVELMMPALKMPCFSNGTQFCIYSLKERFMTNLTVDACIQRINTLIETSVNNFRSVQYDYFQRITNGIM; encoded by the exons ATGATGGAACAGGAGAAAAAGCCGAGGAGGGAGAAAGAAGAACCCTCTATCtcaacaaatatattttatggtgaaaaggaaaataaaaatgagcAATTATCACAAgttgaaaataaatgtgaAGCATTGCCTGAGCATAATTGCAATACGCATGCTGACAAATCAgataatatttgtatacAAAATCcaaatgttttaaaatgtgaagaaatacaaaatatagataGCAAGCAAGGTTTTAGTAtcaatttaaataaaaacaattatgagtataatacaaatttgTATGAACAAAGTGTATCTAACTTGAATGTTCAAAATATGGACGATTGTAACATTGTAGATATAAAGTCTGATTTAAATGATccagttaaaaaaaatgtcattttaataaacaatatagaaaaaaaaaaaatagtggAATCAAATGATGAAggtaatgaaaatatacataatgaaggaaataatattaagCTTATTTCAAAccaaaaagataaaaatatatgtgatattattagtacaaataaaattgagGTCGAAAAAAGAGAGGATACTAATTCAATAGAAAATATcgcaaatataaattatactACCATAAAAGAAGAGTtgaaaaatgaagaaaaatgtttaacaaattttaatgataaaaacGAATCAAATGTAgtagaaaaatattgtgaaaataataaaaatataatagacGATGCAACAGAAAAAAATCGACGCATTATAGAAAtgtatgaaaaaaaacttgAAACTGAGATTGatcaaaaagaaaaaaataaagtagATCGACTTACCGAATTAAGTGATCAAATTGATGGTAATGCCTCAACTATTAGTGCAAAAATGAGAGAAAGTATTTCCAAAATATTTAGAGAAACACCGTCATCAAAGcctaaaattataaatgaaattaaaaaaaatgataatgatgaaaattctgaatataataaaagtgAAAGCAtatcagaaaaaaatgaaaataaattttttttcaaagaTGAAGGAAATCTAAGTAATGATAATGGAAGTATGGGTCGAGATGATCGTGATAATAAACCGAGCTTCTCTCGAAGCACTTTAAAAGAGGGAAGTCTTTTGAGACTTTTTCGATGTGAATATTTTGACACTCATTTACATATtagatatttatatgatagAAAAGAAGTAGGAGTACATGAATATTTAGttaattcattatatacTCAAAGAAATCCTgaagatatattattttacttaCCTCAATTATGTCAAATATCATTAGTGCGATATGAATCATCATCTCTTTATCGATTCCTTTTAGATAAAGCTAGCAAATCTATGCATTTTgctttaaaattaaattggATATACAATTCAATAGTTGAAGATAATATAtctaaatataaagaaatatcTCAAAAAATGATACAAGAAATTGAAATGGCTGTAGTTAATTGTAAACCACTAAATAGTGAatgtaaaatttttaaagaaaataagcAATCCGATCTTCTCATTTTAGCATACCcacttttatttaaaagaaaatttattataaaaaaaataagagcaaatgaaaaaataaatcaaattaaaaaatttaacaaatttcTTAGTAATTCTTATAGTTTAAAAGGACTTATAGAAAGTAATCCaatagaaaaaacaaatacaTTATCGTCTACAAATAATTCAGACAACctattaaaagaaatgtGTTTTTGTTCAAATCATATTAAGAGCATTGATCAGAAAAATACAGGTGTAATGAATTTAGAAAAGATGGATCCTCAGTGTGGTGATAAGATTAATCCTCAATCAATACATCCTAATTCTGAGCATATTAATGAAGAAgcagaaaaaaataattatctCGGTGGAGagcaaaaatataacagtGTTTGCCCTAAATGTGCACATATTTTTgagataaaaaaagaaaaaaaagataaaaaaaaaaatatagctTTATCACCCCAATTGCCATCATgctatataataaattcagGAGCTTTATCTGTAGCATCtgcaaaaataaaattaccAAGTACTTATGCAAAATTAGGAGATCCATTAAGCTTTTCCAAATTTTCACTCCCAGATTGTAATTATAGTTTTGATATGATTGAAGAACTACagcaattttttatgaaacaAAGAAGATGCGATTATTTTAGTTTGCTGAACAattttatagatatattaataacaaCGTCTAATTTGTTAGCAAATGAACCTGATATCGATATACGAAACACAATActaaacaaatttatatattccttAAATACTTGGATGGTTATGAGAAGATGTATAGTAGCTTCttgtgaaaatattttttccatgaCAGGTTTATGTATACCAATGGAATCAATATCTTCTAGTAAATCAGATAGATGTGGATCAagaagaaaacaaaaaaagaattccaaacatttacaaatattacattttaataatgatgaatgcaaaatatttttttcaaaaaaaagggCACCATATTTATTGGTCTTTGAAGTAGCGGATTTGGATGAAGATATTTCGCATATTAGTgataatacattttatgTGAGTAATagattatttaatatagaaaattataaaaataataatttaattaaaacgACACAAACTAATGAAAAGGAATCAGGggtaaaaaattatttcagTGATGATGAGCATTCAAACAATGCAAAAAGTGATGATGAATTGaaacataataattatattcttacaaaaaattatggaGGATATAATGAAAACAGTAGTTCCTATGAATGTGAAATGAAAACTAGTTATGAAgagcaaaataaaaaaataataataaataacaataataaaaacataggAAAAACTAATGGAAATCGTTACTATGAATCCAATGAAAATTCCTATCAATATtatgatgataaaaattatcaagaattttataattataaagaaGAACAAATTACCAAACTAAATAGAAATACAAATAGCGCTGATGATGATCCTAGTGAAATTAGTAGTACAAATAGTAGTTGCAACTATTTTAAAGAtttaaatgtaataaaaatgaacgatctttatgtatataatgcTATAGTAAACGATTTGAGGCgagaaaatttaatatcTTTCACTTCtgaagaagaagaaaatatatatcttataaaaaaatgtattggATTAGCAGAAGAAAAATCAAACGATGGTTATAGTGACAAAGAATATGATAAGAATGAAATGGGAAGAAGGAGATCAAGAAAACATAATaacaatgataataaaaacgaaGTAAATAGTGAATCTAATGAATCATCTTCACAAggaataaaaacaaataaatttttaaacacCAGATCTGCATCTATGCCTAACTATTTAAACAACTCCAAACCCACTGATATCACATCTACTAAATGTACTCCTgttgataataatgatgaaaatggttatataaatgatatagGTGAATATAACGAAGGAAATGGTAACTCCACAGATAATCAAACTACCGAACaagaagaaaatttaaaaaaaacaaataaagataaacaAATTCAAGGCCATAAAAACGAAGAAacatatgataaaaataacaaaaaagaaatgaattcaataaataaaaatttaataaaaagggttggaaataatattaatggGAAAAACGGTGGAAAACATGCTAGTGTATTATCATCACATTCTCATAACACAAGAAACTGCTATTATTCTATAGAACTACCTTCCATTTTACCAGATATAAGCGAATATTTTAAAGtcgaaaattatttaaatgaagaatttaaaaaaaaaaattgtaaaattataaaaacattGTTATGGGGAGAATTATttgaagataaaaaaaaaaaaattcgaaAAATATCACCTTATGGCAAATTAAAATCTTGGGATCTTAAATGTGTCATAGTAAAAGGTGGTGATGATTTACGACAAGAATTATTAGCTTCTCAATTAATTAAACaattcaaaattatatttgataATGCTGGTTTGCCATTATGGCTACGCCCTTATGAAATATTAGTTACTGGATCTAACTCGGGAATAATTGAATATGTCCATGATACTTGTTCAGTTGATTCATTAAAAAGAAAGTTTGGCACAGATAGTATTTCAACGATTTTCAACATCGTCTTTGCAGATTACATATTTGAGGCCAAAAAG AATTTTATAGAAAGCCATGCAGCATATTCCTTAATTTCATACTTATTACAAGTGAAGGATAGACATAATGGAAATATGCTATTAGATTCATATGGGCATCTAATACATATAGATTATGGATTCATGTTAACAAATTCTCCGGGCAATGTTAATTTTGAAACATCACCTTTTAAATTAACCCAAGAATATTTAGATATTATGGATGGAGAAAATTCAgataattatgaatattttagaCGACTCATTGTTAGTGGATTTTTAGAAGCTCGCAAACATTCTGAAGAAATTATTCTCCTTGTTGAATTAATGATGCCAG CTCTGAAAATGCCATGCTTTTCGAATGGAACACaattttgcatatattcCTTAAAAGAAAGATTTATGACAAATTTAACTGTTGACGCg TGCATCCAACGAATTAACACATTAATTGAAACCTCTGTCAACAACTTCCGAAGTGTTCAATATGATTACTTTCAACGAATAACAAATGGAATTATGTAA
- a CDS encoding peptidyl-prolyl cis-trans isomerase, putative, translating to MSFMQFLKKTDQDEKDGEQGKETDKNEEKENNKKNENVTDDESSDISYGPCPLEETENEKDKEFDQEYSDKNDKQHEIKDSSASTKDKANVVSNKRKVKEKKKTHKKVRINNDIYLKNIPTNKNYEVSYMHTDVVTHVLVSNKKKYIVTGSCNGVIKFWYKNVGYIEFVKHFKVHSDEIIYLFMSEDEEFLGSLSKDKTYKQFDISSFDMNIIINLNFLPKTGEFVYSSFFSTSVKVAISSSEKPCIYIYKPLESDTCIHAIDLSSNIIEIIKYNKVYNLCILSDDKGIIDIVDVTNFKFPNKNNNNNNNPMINNSDTENNNNYLDILTSIDTRYNGAKKLGFSYKSETDLYELCKYKTYALCINISSDGEFMVVFSENYFIRIYKFKTMKLYRVYDESTEMYLTAQNDPLKKNLHIDSLDFGKRLFIEKEIKKHIKNQNMKLDMVIFDESNQYIIYTTFIGIKVVNFITNQLCYIIGKNETNLRYLSLSLYQKIIPANKIKTNAHESLYINEKNISDCALFCTVYKKARFYIFTKKTINEHELDERDIYNEQPNKNELSSLLSTKSIENIEKNNNTKTPKSAIIYTTMGEIHISFFYKECKKTVLNFATHSTNGYYNNCIFHRVIKHFMIQTGDPGGDGTGGESIWGSEFEDEFFDHLNHSKPFMVSMANCGPNTNGSQFFITTVPCPWLDFKHTVFGKVTQGTKVVLDIENVRTDKRDKPLDEIKILNIKVNH from the coding sequence aTGAGTTTTATgcaatttttaaaaaaaacggaTCAAGACGAAAAAGATGGCGAACAGGGTAAAGAAActgataaaaatgaagaaaaagaaaataataaaaagaatgAAAATGTCACAGATGATGAATCGAGTGATATAAGTTATGGACCATGCCCTTTAGAAGAAactgaaaatgaaaaagataaaGAATTTGACCAAGAATATAGCGACAAAAATGACAAACAAcatgaaataaaagattCATCTGCATCTACAAAAGATAAAGCAAATGTAGtatcaaataaaagaaaagttaaagaaaaaaaaaaaactcaCAAAAAAGTGAGAATAAacaatgatatatatttaaaaaacattccaacaaataaaaattatgaagtAAGTTATATGCACACAGATGTTGTAACTCATGTTCTTGtaagtaataaaaaaaaatatatagtaacAGGAAGTTGTAATGGagttataaaattttggtataaaaatgtaggatatattgaatttgtaaaacattttaaagTTCATTCCGATGAAattatatacttatttatGTCAGAGGACGAAGAATTTTTAGGAAGTTTATCAAAAGATAAAACTTATAAGCAATTTGATATTAGTAGTTTTGacatgaatataataataaatttaaattttttgcCTAAAACAGGAGAATTTGTttattcttcatttttttcaacatCTGTAAAAGTAGCTATATCATCAAGTGAAAAACCGTGcatctatatttataaaccTTTAGAAAGCGATACATGTATACATGCAATAGACTTAAGTTCTAACATtattgaaataataaaatataataaagtatacaatttatgtatattaagTGATGATAAAGGAATTATTGATATAGTAGATGTTactaattttaaatttccaaataaaaataacaataacaataataatccTATGATAAATAACAGTGAtacagaaaataataataattatttggaTATATTAACTTCTATAGATACAAGATATAATGGAGCTAAAAAACTCGGCTTCTCCTATAAAAGTGAAACAGATTTATACGaattatgtaaatataaaacttatgcactatgtataaatataagcTCAGATGGAGAATTTATGGTAGTTTTTtcagaaaattattttatacgtatatataaatttaaaaccATGAAATTATATAGAGTTTACGATGAAAGTACAGAAATGTATTTAACTGCACAAAATGAtccattaaaaaaaaatttacatataGATAGTTTAGATTTTGGAAAAAGACTTTTTAtagaaaaggaaataaaaaaacatataaaaaatcagAATATGAAATTAGATATGGTTATATTCGATGAATCTAatcaatatataatatatacaacttTTATTGGTATAAAAGTTgtcaattttattactaatcaattatgttatataatcgggaaaaatgaaacaaatTTGAGATATTTATCTCTTTCcttatatcaaaaaataatacctgctaataaaattaaaacaaatgcTCATGaatctttatatattaatgaaaaaaatatatctgaTTGTGCTTTATTTTGTACTGTATACAAAAAAGCTagattttatatttttactaaaaaaacaataaatgaACATGAATTAGATGAAagagatatatataatgagcaaccaaacaaaaatgaattgagttcattattatcaacAAAATCTATAGAAAacattgaaaaaaataacaataccAAAACTCCGAAAAGTgctattatttatacaacAATGGGGGAAATACATATcagttttttttacaaagaGTGTAAAAAAACTGTTCTAAATTTTGCAACTCATTCAACAAATggatattataataattgtatttttcataGAGTTATTAAGCATTTTATGATTCAAACTGGGGACCCAGGGGGAGATGGCACAGGAGGCGAAAGTATTTGGGGAAGTGAATTTGAAGACGAATTTTTTGATCATCTTAACCACTCAAAACCCTTTATGGTATCTATGGCAAATTGTGGCCCGAATACCAATGGATCACAATTTTTCATAACAACTGTTCCTTGTCCTTGGTTAGATTTTAAGCACACTGTTTTTGGAAAGGTAACACAAGGAACGAAAGTTGTTTTAGATATAGAAAATGTTCGTACTGATAAAAGGGATAAACCTTTAgatgaaattaaaattttaaacatAAAAGTTAATCACTAA
- a CDS encoding stripes inner membrane complex protein, putative, producing MPKILSESHESISNKSDIQLKTEDGSPSNRKGGLVSNKIVSKDAYNNRSSVQQLLARISQEIDENKPSDVIHFIVDFLCKHYPEHLHGFEAVWNGDPDLEKERILVVDFFKYQKLPVDISVHFINAGFDTIETLCTLSTNSLDDVEKFNNTRWLPGHKVRLQQTFNDITTRVKNFKEERDSLIKSINQRFISPPHLLNSIMIPKRINPIILPTIPHISSPIQVPNRTSNYTNIDKRFHAPIIFKR from the exons atgCCAAAAATTTTGAGTGAATCACATGAAAGTATATCGAATAAATCGGATATCCAATTAAAAACTGAAGATGGATCGCCATCAAACAGAAAGGGTGGTTTAgtttcaaataaaatagtttCTAAAGACGcttataataatagatCTAGCGTTCAGCAGCTATTGGCAAGAATATCtcaa GaaattgatgaaaataagcCAAGTGATgtaatacattttattgTCGACTTTCTATGTAAACATTACCCCGAACATTTGCATGGTTTTGAAGCTGTATGGAATGGag ACCCTGatttagaaaaagaaagaatATTAGTTGTGgacttttttaaatatcaaaaattaCCAGTAGATATATCTGTTCATTTTATCAATGCAGGATTTGACACTATAGAAACATTATGTACATTATCTACAAATTCTCTTGATGATGTAGAGAAGTTTAACAACACTCGATGGCTACCAGGGCATAAAGTTCGATTACAGCAAACCTTTAACGATATTACTACTAGGGTTAAAAACTTCAAAGAAGAAAGAGATTCATTAATAAAATCGATTAATCAAAGATTTATAAGTCCACCCCATTTACTTAATTCCATTATGATTCCCAAAAGAATAAATCCTATAATATTACCAACGATTCCTCATATATCTTCACCGATTCAAGTTCCTAATAGAACAAGtaattatacaaatattgATAAAAGATTTCACGCAcctattattttcaaaagatga
- a CDS encoding PDCD2 domain-containing protein, putative, with translation MYIGVLSDEVDNNFDLKNDSKFGGNPVWLCGTNSTVFNLKCSTCKKNLTFLFQLSTPYDIYIRILYIFCCMNSAKCNMNKNNWVCIKGKKKKSENLENFEIRESPTNNSNILELNNQKNAGKNDISIYSMTYNNNSKENVGSKPTNSSNESIKREDSNIHIINSQPEKLIDWNTLFSKNSKIQNTNESLLSSCINESLNYANEKIKNDNNIPYSNNNASQSYNNKYKSVNKNNKMNNKQNELNQINKQTEMNNITLNDVDMNSVNLPCYYISLIEDDEEYGNDYLYEKANKMYQSYEKNINTINEDDELNENENMNNGSDNNNVELFENDLNGYVKFYSYLSKNYNQILRYSYKGKFLYIYKYTKNQLKGKNMTCSHCKSKLVFELQLFSTFVYQIENILEKKSNNMLKKLLNNFNVGNVIIFTCENDCVAIDNTYSYEHIEFEIF, from the coding sequence ATGTATATTGGAGTGTTATCAGATGAAgttgataataattttgactTGAAAAATGATTCTAAATTTGGAGGGAATCCTGTATGGTTATGTGGAACAAATTCGACagtttttaatttgaaaTGTTCCACATGTAAGAAAAATTTGACATTTTTATTCCAATTATCAACCCCCTATGACATATACATAAgaatattgtatattttttgttgcATGAATAGTGCTAAATGCAATATGAATAAGAATAATTGGGTATGTattaaaggaaaaaaaaaaaaatctgaaaatttagaaaattttgaaataagGGAATCTCCCACAAACAATTCTAATATATTAGAATTAAACAATCAAAAAAACGCgggaaaaaatgatataagtatatattctatgacttataataataatagtaaagAAAATGTGGGCTCAAAACCAACTAATTCATCTAATGAAAGTATTAAAAGGGAAGATtcaaatatacatattattaattctcaacctgaaaaattaatagaCTGGAatactttattttcaaaaaattcgAAAATTCAAAATACAAATGAATCATTACTTAGTAGTTGCATAAATGAAAGCTTAAATTATGCaaacgaaaaaataaaaaatgataataatataccttatagtaataataatgcatCCCAAAGctataataacaaatacAAGTCAGTAAACAAGAATAATAAGatgaataataaacaaaacgaattaaatcaaataaataagcaaactgaaatgaataatataactTTAAATGATGTTGATATGAATAGTGTTAATTTGCcatgttattatatttctttaattgAAGATGATGAAGAATATGGAAAcgattatttatatgaaaaggCTAACAAAATGTATCAAtcttatgaaaaaaatattaatacaaTTAATGAAGACGATGAATTGAATGAgaatgaaaatatgaataatggAAGTGATAATAACAATGTAGAACTTTTTGAAAATGATTTGAATGGGTAtgttaaattttattcatatctaagtaaaaattataatcaAATATTAAGATATTCATACAAAGggaaatttttatatatatacaaatatacaAAGAATCAGTTAAAAGGGAAGAACATGACTTGTTCACATTGTAAAAGTAAATTAGTATTTGAATTACAACTATTCTCTACTTTTGTATATCAAATAGAGAAcatattagaaaaaaaatcgaataatatgttaaaaaaattattaaataattttaatgtaGGAAATgtcattatatttacttGTGAAAATGATTGTGTTGCAATTGACAATACGTATTCATATGAACATATTGAATTTGAAATTTTCTAG